A genomic region of Phycisphaerales bacterium AB-hyl4 contains the following coding sequences:
- a CDS encoding PEP-CTERM sorting domain-containing protein, with translation MGFEADRKYMMTSRKLAITLAGLVTGAAVGDAQAVVIDDFTQGMLNAPHGTWSPEGAEEPYSEVHDGLPGEHVLGGVRSIQLFHDADFAATLDPAVDDALRFDVQPGNFIGMGWLLYSGGADWGNEGELGIDLTGGGRNDRIRVTLSFSGDLGWSRTSAEDPYHLNLSSMVWTTGEDGEAVGVRVMPIPSKVAADHLIVDLMFGEFGGSGSGTEADWTSVDAMLLRIQGGNYSDDPGYLTIHDIRAVPEPGSLALLGLSGMAMLWRRPRPRPARVAGPATA, from the coding sequence TTGAAGCGGATAGGAAATACATGATGACGTCACGAAAATTGGCCATTACCTTGGCGGGACTTGTTACTGGTGCAGCCGTCGGCGATGCGCAAGCGGTGGTAATCGACGACTTCACGCAGGGCATGCTCAACGCGCCGCACGGCACTTGGTCGCCGGAAGGTGCCGAAGAGCCCTATTCCGAAGTCCACGACGGCCTCCCGGGCGAGCATGTCCTTGGCGGCGTTCGCAGCATTCAGTTGTTCCATGATGCGGACTTCGCAGCCACCCTCGATCCCGCCGTCGATGATGCGCTCCGATTTGACGTCCAACCTGGGAACTTCATCGGTATGGGCTGGCTGCTCTACAGCGGCGGTGCCGACTGGGGGAATGAGGGCGAACTTGGCATCGACCTGACGGGCGGCGGCCGCAATGATCGTATTCGCGTAACGTTGAGCTTTTCAGGCGACCTAGGATGGTCGAGGACCAGCGCTGAAGACCCGTATCATTTAAACCTGAGTTCCATGGTCTGGACCACGGGTGAAGACGGCGAGGCGGTTGGCGTAAGAGTCATGCCAATTCCCTCAAAAGTCGCGGCCGACCACCTTATCGTCGATCTGATGTTCGGCGAGTTCGGAGGTAGTGGGTCCGGCACGGAAGCGGACTGGACAAGTGTCGACGCAATGCTTCTACGAATCCAAGGCGGCAACTACAGCGATGATCCGGGCTACCTCACCATCCATGACATCCGCGCAGTGCCCGAACCGGGGTCGCTGGCGCTGCTGGGCCTGAGCGGGATGGCGATGCTGTGGCGACGGCCACGGCCACGACCTGCTCGCGTAGCCGGCCCCGCAACAGCTTGA